TCGGAGTCCATCGCTTTTATCCTCAGTTTTTCAGAGCTTCCTTGAGCGGCTTTACGAGATCCAGTTTCTCCCAGGAGAACGAACCGTCGCGGCCGGCCTTGCGCCCGAAATGTCCATAGGAAGCCGTCTTTGCATAGATCGGCTTGTTGAGGTCGAGATGACGGCGAATGCCGGTTGGCGACAAATCGATCACCTGGCGGATAGCCGCCTCGACCTGGTCTTCGGTTACCTTGCCAGTGCCGTGCAGGTCAACATAGATCGACAGCGGCTGGGCGATACCGATCGCGTAGGACAGCTGGATCGTGCACTTTTCGGACAATCCCGCTGCCACGACATTCTTCGCGATGTAGCGTGCTGCATAGGCAGCCGACCGGTCGACCTTCGTCGTATCCTTGCCCGAGAAGGCACCGCCGCCGTGGGGCGCTGCACCGCCATAGGTATCTACGATGATCTTGCGGCCTGTCAGGCCTGCGTCTCCGTCCGGTCCACCGATGACGAATTTTCCGGTTGGATTGATGTACCACTTGCAATCGTCGGCAATCTTCAGATCACCAAGGGCTTCGCGAATATAGGGTTCGACAACCTTGCGGACCTTGGCCGAGTCCCAGCTTTCGTCCAGATGTTGCGTGGAAAGAACGATGGATACGGCTTCCGTGGGCTTACCGTCGACATAGCGCACAGTAACCTGGCTCTTGGCATCAGGTCCCAGTTTACCCACATCGCCTTCGCCCTTCTTGCGTGCGGTTGCGAGCAACTGCAAAATGCGGTGCGAATAGTAGATCGGCGCCGGCATCAGGTCCGGCGTTTCATTGCAGGCGTAACCGAACATGATGCCTTGGTCGCCAGCCCCTTCATTGCCCTGATGGTCGGCGGCGTTATCCACGCCCTGGGCAATATCGGCGGACTGGGAATGCAGCAGGACGTCGATCTTGGCGGTGCGCCAGTTGAAGCCATCCTGCTCGTAGCCGATGTCCTTGATCGCGCGGCGCGCTGCAGCTTTGAACTTTGAGGGATTGATGACCTCGTTGCCGTTCTTGTCCTGCTTCATCAGGCTCGGCGGCAGGCGAACTTCACCGGCGATGACCACACGGTTCGTCGTCGCAAGCGTCTCGCAGGCGATGCGCACCTTCCAGGGATCGACCCCCGTCTTGGCCGCCTCACGATAAACGAGATCCACGATTTCGTCAGAGATACGATCGCAAACCTTGTCAGGATGGCCTTCTGCGACAGACTCGCTGGTGAACAGGTAATTGGCGCGCATGCTGGGATTCCCCTCAAGAACAAACCGCAACTGTCCTAGTCACTTCCAATCGTCATGACAAGGACAGAACCACATAAATATATCTTTATATGGCACAGTCTGGTTTAAGAAGGGTAGCTTTCCCTATTTTTTCTGCCTCAAATGAAAAAAGCGGCCTTTCGACCGCTTCTTCCCGAACAATGTGGTCAACGTCAGTCCACATCACCGTCGGCGGCCAAGGCCTTCACAAGGTCCACAACCTTGCGACGGACCTTGGGATCGGAAATCTTGACGAAAGCGCGATTGAGCTGAAGACCTTCCGACGAGGAAAGGAAATCGACCACGTAATTTGAACTCGATGCCTCTGCCATGCCGCCCGGAGCGGAAGATTGCTCACCTGGCGCATCTTCGAAAAAGAATGAAACAGGTACATTCAGTATGCTCGAAATATTCTGCAAGCGGCTCGCCCCGACGCGGTTCGTGCCCTTTTCGTACTTCTGGATTTGCTGAAAGGTGATGCCGAGACTTTCTCCCAGCTTCTCCTGACTCATCCCCAGCATCGTGCGCCGAAGTCGGATGCGGCTTCCGACGTGTATATCAATCGGATTCGGCTTCTTCTTATTTTCCATCATTTCACGCGTCCTAATTTTTTCTCAATTGTCCCCACAGCCCGCAGAACGTGCAAATATACGTTATTGCTAATATCCGCTGCCCACACGGCTGATTGCAATAAGGCGGCACGACGTGCGCGGGCACTATGCAATTTTAGGGGTTTGCGGTCAATTGAGCTTTATTTTGTAACCTAAGCGCGAAATAACTGCAATCATGAACAGTGATATGAAAATCAACCAAAAGTTGGTATTGCGTACAAAGCTGTTCCAATCAGAGACATAAAGTCCACTCATGGTGGAATCGAGAAACCCTTTCTGACCAAAATCAAGACCCTGCAAGATTTCACCATGAGGATTTATGATTGCAGAGATACCGCTGTTCGCGGCACGAATCAGGGGAAGACCGGTTTCAACGGCACGCAGGCGGGATTGCAGGAAGTGCTGGTAGGGGCCTGGCGTATCTCCAAACCAGGCGTCATTCGTCAGGTTGAGGACGAAAGAGGCCTTGGCGATATCGGACGTGATTTCATCCGGGAAAATCGCCTCGTAGCAGATCAGCGGATAGAGGGACTTTCCGTCTGGTAGCGTAATGGGCGAGCGGGTTGAACCAGCAGTAAAGCCACCGGGCATATTGACGATATTGCCGATTCCGACCGAGTTCCAAAGCGCCTCATAGGGAAGATATTCGCCAAAAGGTGTGAGGTGAACCTTATCGGCAGCACCGATGATTTGCCCCTGGCTGTCAATGGCGTAAATCGAATTGTAGTAGCGGGTCGGCTGGCCCGCTGCTCCCCCTTCGGCTCGCACCACACCTGCAATCAATACCTGTCCATCGCTCAACACATCTGCAATACGTGAAAGCGCATCGCGATTTTCCGTCAGAAGGAACGGCACGGAAGTTTCCGGCCAGACAATGATATCCGGCCTTCTCTGGCCCGGCTTCGGGGATTGCGATGACAGTGAAAGATGCTCTTCAAAAACGGCCTGCCGCTCCCTGCTGTCCATCTTTCTTGCCTGATCGATGGAGGGTTGAACGATCCTTATGGTGAAAGGCGTATTCGAGGCCTTTGGGTCGTTGAGGAGAGGCTGGTTCAAGCGGTAATAGCCATAACCAAAATGGGCGCAGGTCAACAGAAGCGACAGAACGACACCCGTTATCAATCCGCGACGCGTTCCGAAAAGTGCGGGTGTCGATAAAACAAAGACTGCGCAGGCAGTCACGCCCAGAACACCTATGGCGTGCGCGGATTGCATCATGATCGGGATCGGCATGACGCCATAGCCGATGGCGTTCCACGGAAAGCCGGTCAGCAGAATTCCACGCAGCCATTCCGCAAGCGTAAAGCTGACGGCAAGCGCTGCTAGACGGCCAAAGCCCTCCGACCACAGGAGACCTGCCAGCATTGTCGCGAAGCCATAGTAAAGCGCAAGGAATGCAGGCAGACCAAATATGGCCAACGGCAGCGCCCAGGCGAATTCATCCCCGTCCACCAGCAGCGCGTTGCCCAGCCACCAGAGCCCGGCGACGAAGTAACCGAAGCCAAAAAGCCAGCCGAGGGCAAAGCTCGCTCGGCACCGTCCCAGAATGCCGGTTCCAGGCGCACTGGCACATCCGTCCATCAGCCAGACAAGAAGCGTAAAGGAGATGAACAGGGCTGCGACAAACGAGAACGGAGGAAGGGCCAAAGCTCCGATCGCTCCGGCGAAAACAGCAAGCAGAGCCCGACGAAAGCCCCATAGCAGAATGACCCTACTCGCCAGACGCTCCATTCCCACCCCTTTCGGATCCGCTCAACGAATCGATTCGGCCGATAAGGTGCGGCCTTCCCGCCAACTGTTTAGCAGGAAGGTTCAAAGGGTCAAAAGATCATCAGGAGGATGTCTGCTCTTCGGCGCGTGGCGTTGAGGCCACTGCCTCAGGCTCGGAAATCGGTGCTTCGTGCTCTCCCTTGGGCGAGCGACGGCGCGCGACGATCTGTTTGCGCCGAACGATGCGGACACGCTTGATGCGCCGCGGATCGGCATCAAGAATCTGAAATTCGAAACCGGGAACCGCCTGAACCAGTTCTCCGCGCACCGGAATGCGACCGAGCGCCGAAAAGATCAATCCTCCCAGTGTGTCAACGTCTTCCAATTGCTCGGCAACGTCGAAGTCCGGCCCGATCGCTTCCGCGATCTCTTCCAGTTCGACACGGGCATCGGCGAGCCAGACATCCTCGCCGATGCGAGAGAACATGACTTCTTCATCGTCATGTTCATCATCGACATCACCAATGACCATCTCGACGATGTCTTCGTGGCTTACCAGTCCATCCGTGCCGCCATATTCGTCGATGACCAGCGCCATCTGGGTGCGGGTTGCCTGCATGGTTCGCAGCAGGTCCGACGCGAGCATGGATGGCGGAACAAACAACACTTTGCGAATGAGGCCTGCCTCCGCCACGGTCTTGCTGAGATCGACGCGTCCCAGATCGAAGGCCGGTCTTGGCACGCGTGCAGGCTTTTCCTTCAAAACCGCATCCGGCGCCACATCCACCTGCACCGTCTTGGCGGTGGAGGTCTTTCGCTTGTTGCGTGCCTGCTTGGCCAGATAGGATAGAAGATCACGGATATGGACAAAGCCACGCGGATCATCCAGCGTTTCGCTGTAAACCGGCATTCGGGAGCGACCTGTTTCCTCGAAGTGGATCAGCAACTCGCCCAGTGTCATCGTAATATCGATTGCTTCGATATCGGCACGCGGCACCATGACATCCTCGATCCGAACCTCCCGGAAACGAAGAATATTGTGCAACATGTCGCGCTCTTCAGGCGAGAATGCCGCACCCACCGCAGTATCGGTCAAAAGGGCATCGGCAAGATCTTCGCGGAGCCGCTCGCCTTGCGCCGGGCGCAGAAGCCGTATGGCTCTCGCCCAGAAGGAATTGCCGTTGCGACTGCTCGGCTCACGTTTTAACGGACTGCCACCTTCATCAGAAGATGACTGATCCGCTTCGGTGCCGCTCTGCGCGGCGCTGGTAGAAATCTCGTTCATGGTTCCAAGTTTACACTATCGGGTCCTGTCCCGCATAGGGATCAGATAGGCCGAGCTCCGCCAAAATGCGAGTCTCCAGCGCTTCCATTTGTTCCGCTTCGTCATCATTCAGATGGTCGTAGCCGAACAGATGCAAAAATCCATGCACCATCAGATGGGTCAAATGGTCCTCGAAAGGCTTCTCGAGGTCAAGCGCTTCCCGCTCGACGGTCTCTCGGGCGATAACGATATCGCCCAGCATCGGACCTGGTTTCTTGCCCGGCGTGATGGGGAATGCAGGAAAGGAGAGCACATTGGTCGGCTTGTCCTTACCCCGCCATTCGGCGTTGATTTCGCGGATCGTTTCGTCGTCCGTGAAGACAAGTGAAAGCTCCACGGGGTGAGGAGGAAAGGGCTGCTCTTCGTGGCGTGCAAGATAACTGGCAGCCAATGCCAGCACCTTGTCTGCCGCTACCAGCAATCCGTCTTCGTCACCCCAGCGCTCGTCTTCGACGCTGATCTGTATATCAAGTTCAGGCATAGAAAATGGGATTCTTACGAATCCGCAGCCTCGCTTTCCTCATGCACGGCATATTGCGCATCATAGGCCTGAACGATCCGGCCAACCAATGGGTGGCGAACAACATCGGTATCCTTGAAGCGGATCACGGAAATACCCTCGACGCCCTTCAGGATCTGCAATGCTTCCACAAGGCCGGATTTCACGCCGCGCGGCAGATCCACCTGGCTCGGGTCGCCGGTGATGATCATGCGGGAATTTTCGCCAAGACGGGTCAGAAACATCTTCATCTGCATGGATGTCGTGTTCTGCGCTTCGTCAAGAATGACTGCCGCATTGGCAAGGGTGCGTCCGCGCATAAAGGCCAGCGGCGCGATCTCGATAACGCCGGCAGTAATGGCGCGCTCCACCTTGTCTCCGGGCATCATGTCATAGAGCGCGTCATAGAGCGGGCGAAGATAAGGATCGACCTTCTCTTTCATATCACCGGGCAAAAAGCCCAGGCGTTCGCCCGCTTCCACGGCCGGACGCGACAGGATGATCTTGTCAACTGCGCCGCGTTCCAGAAGTTGGGCGGCATGTGCAACAGCGAGATAGGTTTTGCCAGTGCCAGCCGGACCGACGCCGAAGACGAGTTCGGAGCGTTCCAGTGCGCGCATATAGGCGTCCTGGGTCGGAGTGCGCGCCGAAATGGTTTTCTTGCGCGTGGAGATCTGCGCCATGGAAAGCTTCGCCTTCCGCTCGAGCGTCGGGAGCGTCAACTGGTCATCGGCTGCCACTGCCATGCGAATGGCTCCTTCCACGTCCGAGACTTCTACGGAGCCGCCCTTTTGAAGACGCTCATACAGGAAATCGAGAGCGCGGCGCGCCTGATTGGTCGCCTGAAGCTCACCGGTAATGCTGACGGAATTGCCACGGGCGCGGGCATCGATATGAAGACGTTCTTCGAGAAGCTTCAGATGCTGATCGAACTGGCCGAACAGTTCGCTTGCCAGCCTGTTATTCTCAAACGTCAAAACGAAGTGATTGGCGTCTATCGCAGCGGTGCGGGTGTTGCGCGATGATGAGGATTGTACCAGTTCACGTCCGTTCAAGTAGGCATGCTCCCAACAGGATCGATAGTCAGAGTTTAACGCTCAATCCGCTCCGCAAACAAGCTGTTTGGTCCGGTGCCGACGATTCGTACAGAAATAATGTCACCGATTTGCGATGATTTTGCATCAACATTCACAGATTGCAGCCACGGGGAACGACCAATCAGCTGCTCAGGCATCCGACCCGGCTTTTCAAGCAGGATATCGATGACTTTGCCGACGCATGATTCGGCGAATTCATGCTGCTGCTTCAAGAGCAATGCCTGCAGCCTTTCCAGCCGCTCCGCCTTGACCTCTTCCGCTACCTGAGAACCAAGCTCCGCGCCCGGCGTTCCAGGCCGTGTCGAATATTTGAAGGAGAAGGATTGCGCATAACGAACTGTTTCCACCAGCTTCAGCGTATCCTCGAATTCGGCATCCGTCTCGCCGGGGAAGCCAACGATGAAGTCGCCGGAGAGAGCGATATCCGGGCGTGCCGCGCGAATACGTTCAATCAGGCGAACATACTCTTCCGCCGTATGACGCCGATTCATTGCCTTGAGGACCCGATCAGATCCCGCCTGAACCGGAAGATGGAGATAGGGCATGAGGGCACGCAGGTCGCGATGCGCCTCGATCAGCCGATCATCCATGTCACGGGGATGGCTTGTCGTGTAGCGAAGTCGCGCAAGGCCCGGAATTTCTGCCAGTCGATAGAGAAGATCGCCAAGCCCCCAGCTTGAACCGTCCAGTCCGGTTCCGTGCCACGCATTGACGTTCTGCCCCAGCAGCGTGATCTCACGGACCCCCGCATCGACGAGCTTGTTTGCCTCATCGAGTATCTGCGCCAGTGGACGGGACACCTCGGAACCGCGGGTGTAGGGAACGACGCAGAAGGTGCAGAACTTGTCGCATCCTTCCTGCACCGTCAGGAAGGAGGTTACACCGCGCGAGCGGATCACCTTTTTGTCCGGCACCGGCAGGTGTTCGAACTTGTCTTCGACCGCGTAGTCTGTATCGACAACACGTTCGCCCTGACGCGCGCGTTTCAGAGCTTGCGGCAGGCGGTGATAGGTCTGCGGACCGATGACGACATCGACAGCGGAGGAGCGGCGCAGAATTTCCTCGCCTTCCGCCTGCGCAACGCAGCCCGTGACGCCAATCATCAACTCCCTGCCCTCGGCATTGCGCTCTTTCTTCATATCGCGCAAACGGCCCAGAGCGGAATAGACCTTATCGGCCGCTTTTTCGCGGATATGACAGGTGTTCAACAGTACGAGGTCAGCGTCCTCAGCCGTATCGGTCGTGACATAGCCTTCGCTGGCAAGCGCGTCGCCCATACGCACGGAATCGTAGACATTCATCTGACACCCGTAGGTCTTGATGAACACCTTACGTGCATTGGTGCGGTCAGCGGCCTGAGCCACCGGGTTCGGGATGAGAGCTGTCTGGTCGGTCATGGCGGGTTCTTTACTGCAAGATCGCCCGGAAATGAAGGGTTCTTTCAGCCAGAACGCGGGTAAAGGCGCTGATTGAGCATGGTGCGCAGGCGCGAGACCACCGATGCGCCGGCAACCTTGCGGTTCGTGTCTGCGCGAAACTCGACAGCCTCACCAAAATCCACGTCGACTTCCAGCGCTTCGGCCTTCAGAACGCCCATCAGGTGGGGCGTAAGCTCTATATCACCGGGCCAGGCTGCGATCGGTCGATAATATCGCCCCATCGGCATTCCGTAGATGCCCGTATAGGCAATGGAAACCGGCTGCACATAGACCACACCCTCTGGTGAGGAGGCCACGGCGGCGCTGGCGGCGCCGAAAAGCGATGACTTCACATCAAGCAGACGGTTGCCATCCGATGTCGTCCCCTCAGGGAAGAGAACGACGATCTCGCCACCGCCAAGCCGCGATGCAATCTCGTTCACTTGGTCTCCGGCTTTGCGCTTCTGTTCGCGCTCGACGAAGATCGTCTTCTGAAGCTTGGCCAGAACGCCGAAGACCGGCCAGTTGGCGACTTCCGCCTTGGCGACGTAGACCACGTCTGCGACGGAGCCGAGGACGAGGATATCCTTCCAGGATGCATGGTTTGCAGCGATCATCAGCGGGCGACGAGCTTCCAGGTTCCCGTGAGTGCGAACATGGAGACCCAGCAGCCGACAGGCCACCCGATGCCAGAAACGTGGCAGGGTTCGTCGCAGCCGCCAGTCGAACTTCAGCCCCAGCAGTTGAACCGGCAACAGACAGAGTGTGACGACTGCAAGGATGAAAACAATCGCGACGATTCGCAACCAGGCGATCACGTGTCGTCCTTGTCGAGCGGGATACCATAAAGCTCCAGACGATGGCCCACGAGCCGGAAGCCATGCT
The window above is part of the Rhizobium rhizoryzae genome. Proteins encoded here:
- the metK gene encoding methionine adenosyltransferase, yielding MRANYLFTSESVAEGHPDKVCDRISDEIVDLVYREAAKTGVDPWKVRIACETLATTNRVVIAGEVRLPPSLMKQDKNGNEVINPSKFKAAARRAIKDIGYEQDGFNWRTAKIDVLLHSQSADIAQGVDNAADHQGNEGAGDQGIMFGYACNETPDLMPAPIYYSHRILQLLATARKKGEGDVGKLGPDAKSQVTVRYVDGKPTEAVSIVLSTQHLDESWDSAKVRKVVEPYIREALGDLKIADDCKWYINPTGKFVIGGPDGDAGLTGRKIIVDTYGGAAPHGGGAFSGKDTTKVDRSAAYAARYIAKNVVAAGLSEKCTIQLSYAIGIAQPLSIYVDLHGTGKVTEDQVEAAIRQVIDLSPTGIRRHLDLNKPIYAKTASYGHFGRKAGRDGSFSWEKLDLVKPLKEALKN
- a CDS encoding helix-turn-helix domain-containing protein, with amino-acid sequence MMENKKKPNPIDIHVGSRIRLRRTMLGMSQEKLGESLGITFQQIQKYEKGTNRVGASRLQNISSILNVPVSFFFEDAPGEQSSAPGGMAEASSSNYVVDFLSSSEGLQLNRAFVKISDPKVRRKVVDLVKALAADGDVD
- the lnt gene encoding apolipoprotein N-acyltransferase, which translates into the protein MERLASRVILLWGFRRALLAVFAGAIGALALPPFSFVAALFISFTLLVWLMDGCASAPGTGILGRCRASFALGWLFGFGYFVAGLWWLGNALLVDGDEFAWALPLAIFGLPAFLALYYGFATMLAGLLWSEGFGRLAALAVSFTLAEWLRGILLTGFPWNAIGYGVMPIPIMMQSAHAIGVLGVTACAVFVLSTPALFGTRRGLITGVVLSLLLTCAHFGYGYYRLNQPLLNDPKASNTPFTIRIVQPSIDQARKMDSRERQAVFEEHLSLSSQSPKPGQRRPDIIVWPETSVPFLLTENRDALSRIADVLSDGQVLIAGVVRAEGGAAGQPTRYYNSIYAIDSQGQIIGAADKVHLTPFGEYLPYEALWNSVGIGNIVNMPGGFTAGSTRSPITLPDGKSLYPLICYEAIFPDEITSDIAKASFVLNLTNDAWFGDTPGPYQHFLQSRLRAVETGLPLIRAANSGISAIINPHGEILQGLDFGQKGFLDSTMSGLYVSDWNSFVRNTNFWLIFISLFMIAVISRLGYKIKLN
- a CDS encoding hemolysin family protein, which translates into the protein MNEISTSAAQSGTEADQSSSDEGGSPLKREPSSRNGNSFWARAIRLLRPAQGERLREDLADALLTDTAVGAAFSPEERDMLHNILRFREVRIEDVMVPRADIEAIDITMTLGELLIHFEETGRSRMPVYSETLDDPRGFVHIRDLLSYLAKQARNKRKTSTAKTVQVDVAPDAVLKEKPARVPRPAFDLGRVDLSKTVAEAGLIRKVLFVPPSMLASDLLRTMQATRTQMALVIDEYGGTDGLVSHEDIVEMVIGDVDDEHDDEEVMFSRIGEDVWLADARVELEEIAEAIGPDFDVAEQLEDVDTLGGLIFSALGRIPVRGELVQAVPGFEFQILDADPRRIKRVRIVRRKQIVARRRSPKGEHEAPISEPEAVASTPRAEEQTSS
- a CDS encoding lysophospholipid acyltransferase family protein, whose amino-acid sequence is MIAWLRIVAIVFILAVVTLCLLPVQLLGLKFDWRLRRTLPRFWHRVACRLLGLHVRTHGNLEARRPLMIAANHASWKDILVLGSVADVVYVAKAEVANWPVFGVLAKLQKTIFVEREQKRKAGDQVNEIASRLGGGEIVVLFPEGTTSDGNRLLDVKSSLFGAASAAVASSPEGVVYVQPVSIAYTGIYGMPMGRYYRPIAAWPGDIELTPHLMGVLKAEALEVDVDFGEAVEFRADTNRKVAGASVVSRLRTMLNQRLYPRSG
- a CDS encoding PhoH family protein, with protein sequence MNGRELVQSSSSRNTRTAAIDANHFVLTFENNRLASELFGQFDQHLKLLEERLHIDARARGNSVSITGELQATNQARRALDFLYERLQKGGSVEVSDVEGAIRMAVAADDQLTLPTLERKAKLSMAQISTRKKTISARTPTQDAYMRALERSELVFGVGPAGTGKTYLAVAHAAQLLERGAVDKIILSRPAVEAGERLGFLPGDMKEKVDPYLRPLYDALYDMMPGDKVERAITAGVIEIAPLAFMRGRTLANAAVILDEAQNTTSMQMKMFLTRLGENSRMIITGDPSQVDLPRGVKSGLVEALQILKGVEGISVIRFKDTDVVRHPLVGRIVQAYDAQYAVHEESEAADS
- the miaB gene encoding tRNA (N6-isopentenyl adenosine(37)-C2)-methylthiotransferase MiaB — protein: MTDQTALIPNPVAQAADRTNARKVFIKTYGCQMNVYDSVRMGDALASEGYVTTDTAEDADLVLLNTCHIREKAADKVYSALGRLRDMKKERNAEGRELMIGVTGCVAQAEGEEILRRSSAVDVVIGPQTYHRLPQALKRARQGERVVDTDYAVEDKFEHLPVPDKKVIRSRGVTSFLTVQEGCDKFCTFCVVPYTRGSEVSRPLAQILDEANKLVDAGVREITLLGQNVNAWHGTGLDGSSWGLGDLLYRLAEIPGLARLRYTTSHPRDMDDRLIEAHRDLRALMPYLHLPVQAGSDRVLKAMNRRHTAEEYVRLIERIRAARPDIALSGDFIVGFPGETDAEFEDTLKLVETVRYAQSFSFKYSTRPGTPGAELGSQVAEEVKAERLERLQALLLKQQHEFAESCVGKVIDILLEKPGRMPEQLIGRSPWLQSVNVDAKSSQIGDIISVRIVGTGPNSLFAERIER
- the ybeY gene encoding rRNA maturation RNase YbeY translates to MPELDIQISVEDERWGDEDGLLVAADKVLALAASYLARHEEQPFPPHPVELSLVFTDDETIREINAEWRGKDKPTNVLSFPAFPITPGKKPGPMLGDIVIARETVEREALDLEKPFEDHLTHLMVHGFLHLFGYDHLNDDEAEQMEALETRILAELGLSDPYAGQDPIV